In the Streptomyces sp. NBC_00525 genome, one interval contains:
- a CDS encoding phosphocholine cytidylyltransferase family protein, translating into MIGLVLAAGAGRRLRPYTDTLPKALVPVDGDTTILDLTLANFAEIGLTEAAIVVGYRKEVVHERKAALEAKYGLKLTLVDNDKAEEWNNAYSLWCAREVLKRGVLLANGDTVHPVSVEKTLLAARGDGKKIILALDTVKRLADEEMKVVAEDGRGVRRITKLMDPAEATGEYIGVTLIEAEAAEELADALKTTFERDPDLYYEDGYQELVNRGVTVDVAPIGDVSWVEIDNHDDLAKGREIACRY; encoded by the coding sequence ATGATCGGCCTCGTACTGGCTGCCGGCGCAGGACGGCGTCTGCGCCCCTACACCGACACGCTGCCCAAGGCGCTCGTGCCGGTGGACGGCGACACGACGATCCTCGATCTCACGCTGGCCAACTTCGCCGAGATCGGGCTCACCGAGGCGGCGATCGTCGTCGGCTACCGCAAGGAGGTCGTCCACGAGCGCAAGGCGGCGCTGGAGGCCAAGTACGGCCTGAAGCTGACCCTGGTGGACAACGACAAGGCCGAGGAGTGGAACAACGCCTACTCGCTGTGGTGCGCCCGTGAGGTGCTCAAGCGCGGCGTGCTCCTCGCCAACGGCGACACCGTCCACCCGGTCTCCGTGGAGAAGACGCTGCTGGCCGCGCGCGGCGACGGCAAGAAGATCATCCTCGCCCTCGACACGGTGAAGCGGCTCGCCGACGAGGAGATGAAGGTCGTCGCCGAGGACGGCAGGGGCGTCCGGCGGATCACCAAGCTGATGGACCCGGCCGAGGCCACCGGCGAGTACATCGGTGTCACCCTCATCGAGGCCGAGGCCGCCGAGGAGCTGGCCGACGCGCTGAAGACCACGTTCGAGCGCGACCCGGACCTCTACTACGAGGACGGCTACCAGGAACTCGTCAACCGGGGCGTCACCGTGGACGTCGCCCCCATCGGTGACGTGAGCTGGGTCGAGATCGACAACCACGACGATCTTGCCAAGGGCAGGGAGATCGCGTGCCGGTACTGA
- a CDS encoding DUF5941 domain-containing protein — MSTAILTGAPLPGSSLENDLRSLGFDVRTAADVTEAAGLLSAVPPAQRVALVDPRFVGHRHALRLALTDPRFPAAAVPGALTAQAEARPALIGALRTTTDAVGAGVPAAGTTATVTDRTVPGRIAAVMAARGTEVQRPELGSLVATVPTDETARAAALAGVEAVDDEAVRLRSAVKARDGFFTTHCISPYSRYIARWCARRGLTPNQVTTASLLTALIAAGCAATGTRGGYVAAGILLLLSFVLDCTDGQLARYSLQYSTMGAWLDATFDRAKEYAYYAGLALGAARNGDDVWALALGAMVLQSCRHIIDFSFNEANHDAEANSSPTAALSDKLDSVGWTVWLRRMIVLPIGERWAMIAVLTAVTTPRIVFYALLIGCAFAACYTTAGRLLRSLTRKARRTDRAARALADLADSGPVAELVAARGPRIAGAWTAPVLALAGTGALIAAALQQPFGSRQTIIAAAFYAVCSGLAVARPLKGALDWLVPPFFRAAEYCTILVLAARSEVDGALPAAFGLVAAVAYHHYDTVYRIRGGTGAPPRWLVRTIGGHEGRTLIVTVLAALLTGASGFATALTVLAAAVALVVLVESVRFWVSSGAPAVHDEGEPA; from the coding sequence CTGTCGACCGCCATTCTCACCGGTGCTCCACTGCCCGGATCGTCCCTGGAGAACGATCTGCGCTCGCTGGGCTTCGACGTCCGCACGGCCGCCGACGTCACCGAAGCGGCCGGACTGCTGTCCGCCGTCCCGCCGGCCCAGCGCGTCGCCCTCGTCGACCCGCGCTTCGTCGGCCACCGGCACGCCCTCCGGCTCGCCCTGACCGACCCCCGCTTCCCGGCCGCCGCCGTGCCCGGCGCGCTCACCGCCCAGGCCGAGGCACGCCCCGCCCTGATCGGCGCCCTGCGCACCACCACCGACGCGGTCGGCGCCGGAGTGCCCGCCGCCGGCACCACCGCCACCGTCACGGACCGCACCGTGCCCGGCAGGATCGCCGCCGTCATGGCGGCGCGGGGCACCGAGGTGCAGCGCCCCGAGCTGGGCTCCCTCGTCGCCACCGTGCCCACCGACGAGACCGCCCGCGCCGCCGCCCTGGCCGGCGTCGAGGCCGTGGACGACGAGGCCGTCCGGCTGCGCAGCGCGGTCAAGGCCCGCGACGGCTTCTTCACCACCCACTGCATCAGCCCGTACTCGCGCTACATCGCCCGCTGGTGCGCGCGCCGGGGGCTCACCCCGAACCAGGTCACCACCGCGTCCCTGCTCACCGCGCTCATAGCGGCCGGCTGCGCGGCCACCGGCACCCGCGGCGGCTACGTCGCGGCGGGCATCCTGCTCCTGCTCTCCTTCGTCCTGGACTGCACCGACGGACAGCTCGCCCGCTACTCCCTGCAGTACTCCACGATGGGCGCCTGGCTGGACGCCACCTTCGACCGCGCGAAGGAGTACGCCTACTACGCGGGCCTCGCCCTCGGCGCCGCCCGCAACGGCGACGACGTCTGGGCGCTGGCGCTCGGCGCGATGGTCCTCCAGTCCTGCCGCCACATCATCGACTTCTCGTTCAACGAGGCCAACCACGACGCGGAGGCCAACTCCAGCCCCACGGCCGCCCTCTCCGACAAGCTCGACAGCGTCGGCTGGACGGTCTGGCTGCGGCGGATGATCGTGCTCCCGATCGGTGAGCGCTGGGCCATGATCGCCGTGCTCACCGCCGTCACCACGCCGCGCATCGTCTTCTACGCCCTGCTCATCGGCTGCGCCTTCGCCGCCTGCTACACCACCGCCGGCCGCCTCCTGCGCTCCCTGACCCGCAAGGCGCGCCGCACCGACCGCGCCGCCCGGGCACTCGCCGACCTCGCCGACTCCGGGCCCGTCGCCGAACTCGTCGCCGCCCGCGGCCCCCGCATCGCCGGCGCCTGGACCGCCCCCGTGCTCGCCCTGGCCGGCACCGGGGCACTGATCGCCGCCGCGCTCCAGCAGCCCTTCGGCAGCCGGCAGACGATCATCGCCGCCGCCTTCTACGCGGTCTGCTCCGGCCTCGCCGTCGCCCGGCCGCTCAAGGGCGCCCTGGACTGGCTCGTCCCGCCGTTCTTCCGCGCCGCCGAGTACTGCACGATCCTCGTCCTGGCCGCCCGCAGCGAGGTGGACGGAGCCCTTCCGGCGGCCTTCGGGCTGGTCGCGGCGGTCGCCTACCATCACTACGACACGGTCTACCGCATCCGGGGCGGCACCGGCGCCCCGCCCCGCTGGCTGGTGCGCACGATCGGCGGGCACGAGGGCCGGACCCTGATCGTGACCGTGCTCGCCGCCCTCCTCACCGGGGCCTCCGGCTTCGCCACGGCGCTCACCGTGCTCGCCGCGGCCGTCGCACTGGTCGTACTGGTGGAATCCGTCCGCTTCTGGGTGTCCTCCGGGGCGCCCGCCGTTCACGACGAAGGAGAACCCGCATGA
- the idi gene encoding isopentenyl-diphosphate Delta-isomerase has translation MPTTPVTAANASSNGTAEAIMLELVDENGTTIGTAEKLAAHQSPGQLHRAFSVFLFDEQGRLLLQQRALGKYHSPGVWSNTCCGHPYPGEAPFAAAARRTYEELGISPSLLAEAGTVRYNHPDPASGLVEQEFNHLFVGMAQARPEPDAEEVGDTAFVTAAELAERHARDPFSAWFMTVLDAARPAIRELTGDAAGW, from the coding sequence ATGCCGACCACACCAGTCACCGCGGCGAACGCCTCGTCGAACGGCACAGCGGAAGCGATCATGCTCGAACTGGTCGACGAGAACGGCACCACCATCGGCACGGCGGAGAAGCTCGCCGCCCACCAGTCGCCCGGTCAGCTGCACCGCGCGTTCTCCGTGTTCCTCTTCGACGAGCAGGGCCGGCTGCTGCTCCAGCAGCGCGCCCTCGGCAAGTACCACTCCCCCGGGGTCTGGTCCAACACCTGCTGCGGGCACCCCTACCCGGGCGAGGCGCCCTTCGCCGCCGCCGCCCGGCGTACGTACGAGGAGCTGGGCATCTCGCCCTCGCTGCTGGCCGAGGCGGGCACCGTCCGCTACAACCACCCGGACCCGGCGTCGGGCCTGGTGGAGCAGGAGTTCAACCACCTCTTCGTGGGCATGGCGCAGGCGCGGCCGGAGCCCGATGCGGAGGAGGTCGGCGACACGGCGTTCGTGACGGCGGCGGAGCTGGCCGAGCGGCATGCCCGTGACCCGTTCTCCGCGTGGTTCATGACCGTGCTGGACGCCGCCCGGCCGGCGATCCGCGAGCTGACCGGGGACGCGGCCGGCTGGTAG
- a CDS encoding CDP-alcohol phosphatidyltransferase family protein: MPRPSVAELRPVVHPPGVKDRRSGEHWAGRIYMREISLRIDRYLVNTRVTPNQLTYLMTVAGVLAAPALLVPGIWGAVLGVVMVQLYLLLDCVDGEVARWKKQFSLGGVYLDRVGAYLCDAAVLVGFGLRAADLWGPGRIDWLWAFLGTLAALGAILIKAETDLVGVARHQGGLPPVKESASEPRSSGMAFARRAAGALKFHRLILCVEASLVILVAAVLDAVRDDFFFSRLAVAVLAGIALLQTLLHLVSVLASSRLK; this comes from the coding sequence ATGCCAAGACCATCAGTAGCTGAACTCCGCCCCGTCGTTCACCCGCCGGGGGTCAAGGACCGGCGCAGCGGTGAACACTGGGCGGGCCGGATATACATGCGCGAGATCTCGCTGCGCATCGACCGGTACCTGGTGAACACCAGGGTCACGCCCAACCAGCTGACCTATCTGATGACCGTCGCCGGTGTGCTCGCCGCCCCGGCGCTGCTCGTGCCCGGTATCTGGGGCGCGGTGCTCGGCGTCGTCATGGTCCAGCTGTACCTGCTGCTCGACTGCGTGGACGGCGAGGTCGCGCGCTGGAAGAAGCAGTTCTCGCTCGGCGGCGTCTATCTGGACCGGGTCGGCGCCTATCTGTGCGACGCCGCCGTCCTCGTCGGCTTCGGCCTGCGCGCCGCCGACCTGTGGGGCCCCGGCCGCATCGACTGGCTGTGGGCGTTCCTCGGTACGCTCGCCGCGCTCGGCGCGATCCTGATCAAGGCCGAGACGGACCTGGTCGGCGTCGCCCGGCACCAGGGCGGGCTGCCGCCGGTCAAGGAGTCCGCGTCCGAGCCGCGCTCCTCCGGCATGGCGTTCGCCCGCCGGGCGGCCGGCGCGCTCAAGTTCCACCGGCTCATCCTGTGCGTCGAGGCGTCGCTGGTCATTCTGGTCGCGGCCGTGCTGGACGCGGTGCGCGACGACTTCTTCTTCAGCCGTCTCGCGGTCGCGGTCCTGGCGGGCATCGCCCTGCTGCAGACGCTGCTGCACCTCGTGTCGGTCCTGGCATCGAGCAGGCTGAAGTGA
- a CDS encoding SCO6745 family protein — MSTLPPRAGRRCHNALNPLHSSLYFSPDLGKEFGGLGIVDPTAVYFATRAAAMGAVGAGTVTATFYNFNHALVSQHVPAIWDIASPAAVLDARLRAADATLRRLLGDEIIASPEMAEAASLALRATEGCTRHARPLYAAHAGLPVPDEPHLVYWHAAGLLREHRGDAHLAALLAAELDPVEALVSHTATGKGMAIGWLLSTRGWRRADWEAAAQRLRERGLLTAEGALTDEGTALREGLERDTDRMDLGPYEHLGGPGVARLTELGRGFLATAAAAGAFPSSATG; from the coding sequence ATGAGTACTCTCCCGCCCCGTGCCGGCCGGCGCTGCCACAACGCCCTCAACCCGCTGCACTCCTCGCTCTACTTCTCCCCCGACCTCGGCAAGGAGTTCGGCGGGCTGGGAATCGTCGACCCCACCGCCGTCTACTTCGCCACCCGCGCGGCCGCGATGGGCGCGGTCGGCGCGGGGACGGTGACCGCGACGTTCTACAACTTCAACCACGCGCTGGTCTCCCAGCACGTGCCCGCCATATGGGACATCGCCTCGCCCGCCGCGGTCCTGGACGCGCGGCTGCGGGCCGCCGACGCGACGCTGCGCCGGCTGCTCGGCGACGAGATCATCGCCTCGCCCGAGATGGCCGAGGCCGCGTCGCTGGCCCTGCGCGCCACCGAGGGCTGCACCCGGCACGCCCGGCCGCTGTACGCCGCGCACGCCGGGCTGCCGGTCCCGGACGAGCCGCACCTGGTGTACTGGCACGCGGCGGGGCTGCTGCGCGAGCACCGGGGCGACGCCCATCTCGCCGCGCTCCTCGCCGCAGAGCTCGACCCGGTCGAGGCCCTGGTCAGCCACACCGCGACCGGCAAGGGCATGGCGATCGGCTGGCTGCTGTCCACCCGGGGCTGGCGGCGCGCCGACTGGGAGGCGGCGGCGCAGCGGCTGCGGGAGCGCGGGCTGCTCACGGCGGAGGGCGCGCTGACCGACGAGGGCACCGCGCTGCGCGAGGGGCTGGAGCGGGACACGGACCGGATGGACCTGGGCCCGTACGAGCACCTGGGCGGGCCGGGTGTGGCCCGGCTGACGGAGCTGGGGCGCGGCTTCCTCGCCACGGCCGCGGCGGCGGGCGCCTTCCCGTCGAGCGCGACCGGCTGA
- a CDS encoding ATP-binding protein yields MESRGSVPARPVPYEGVWRFTAPAADVSVPQARHAVRDLLRRQNVPIGDDLTQGLLLIVSELVTNAVKHAALLSPELAVEVAVGEAWVRVSVEDNHPYRPTALETDHAQTGGRGLLLVREITREAGGSCDVEHTAGGGKVIWATLPLGGV; encoded by the coding sequence ATGGAGAGCCGCGGGAGTGTCCCCGCCCGGCCCGTGCCGTACGAAGGGGTGTGGCGGTTCACCGCCCCGGCCGCGGACGTCTCCGTACCGCAGGCCAGGCACGCCGTACGCGACCTGCTGAGGCGCCAGAACGTGCCGATCGGCGACGACCTCACCCAGGGCCTGCTGCTCATCGTCTCCGAGCTGGTCACCAACGCCGTCAAGCACGCGGCGCTGCTCTCGCCGGAGCTGGCCGTCGAGGTCGCCGTGGGCGAGGCATGGGTCAGGGTGTCCGTCGAGGACAACCACCCCTACCGGCCCACCGCGCTGGAGACCGACCACGCGCAGACCGGCGGACGGGGCCTGCTGCTGGTCCGCGAGATCACCCGCGAGGCGGGCGGCAGCTGCGACGTCGAGCACACCGCGGGCGGCGGAAAGGTCATCTGGGCGACCCTGCCGCTCGGGGGCGTCTGA
- a CDS encoding enoyl-CoA hydratase/isomerase family protein, with amino-acid sequence MDRTEPRLEHTVADGVATVVISNPAKRNAMTAAMWRALPVLLAELAADPSVGALVLTGAGDTFCAGADISSLRDPAHDPQRLAVAAEEALAAFPLPTLAAVRGYCVGGGSQLAAACDLRFAAEGARFGVTPAKLGIVYPSSSTRRLVALTGPATAKHLLFSGELIDAGRALRTGLVDEVLPAGGLDERVGAYVRTLVSRSRLTQAAAKEFAAGRTDRDGHWAGQARGSGDTAEGVAAFLERRAPRFTWRAQTPGAGTAATGG; translated from the coding sequence ATGGACCGTACGGAACCCCGGCTGGAGCACACCGTCGCGGACGGCGTGGCCACCGTCGTCATCAGCAATCCCGCCAAGCGCAACGCGATGACGGCCGCGATGTGGCGGGCGCTGCCGGTGCTGCTGGCGGAGCTGGCGGCCGATCCGTCCGTGGGCGCCCTGGTCCTGACGGGCGCGGGCGACACCTTCTGCGCGGGCGCCGACATCTCCTCGCTCCGGGACCCGGCGCACGACCCGCAGCGGCTGGCCGTGGCCGCCGAGGAGGCGCTGGCCGCGTTCCCGCTGCCGACGCTCGCCGCGGTGCGCGGCTACTGCGTGGGCGGCGGAAGCCAGCTCGCCGCCGCCTGCGATCTGCGGTTCGCGGCCGAGGGGGCGCGGTTCGGGGTCACCCCGGCCAAGCTGGGCATCGTCTACCCCTCCTCGTCCACCCGCAGGCTGGTCGCCCTCACGGGCCCGGCGACGGCCAAGCACCTGCTGTTCTCCGGTGAGCTGATCGACGCCGGGCGGGCGCTGCGGACCGGTCTGGTGGACGAGGTCCTGCCAGCCGGCGGGCTGGACGAGCGGGTCGGCGCGTACGTACGGACCCTGGTGTCCCGGTCGCGGCTGACCCAGGCCGCGGCCAAGGAGTTCGCGGCCGGGCGCACGGACCGGGACGGGCACTGGGCCGGTCAGGCGCGAGGGAGCGGGGACACGGCGGAGGGCGTCGCCGCGTTCCTGGAGCGCCGGGCGCCCCGCTTCACCTGGCGGGCGCAGACTCCGGGGGCCGGGACCGCGGCTACTGGAGGATGA
- a CDS encoding cation diffusion facilitator family transporter, which translates to MGAGHDHGHAHGGPAPTGTAAAAHKGRLRMALGITLGVTVMEIVGGVLSGSLALIADAAHMATDSLGLALALLAIHFANRPAGPNRTFGYARAEILAALANCCLLLGVGGYLLFEAVQRFIEPTETRGGLTIVFALVGLVANVVSLSLLTRGQQESLNVRGAYLEVLADTLGSVTVLVSAGIVMATGWQAADPIASLVIGLMIVPRTVRLLRETLNVLLEAAPPGVDMSEVRDHITALPGVLDVHDLHAWTITSGMPVLSAHVVVRQDLLDSIGHEKLLHELQGCLGHHFDVEHCTFQLEPSGHAEHEARLCR; encoded by the coding sequence ATGGGGGCAGGGCACGATCACGGACATGCGCACGGCGGGCCGGCGCCCACCGGCACGGCGGCCGCCGCGCACAAGGGGCGGCTGCGGATGGCGCTGGGCATCACGCTGGGCGTGACGGTCATGGAGATCGTCGGCGGTGTGCTGTCCGGATCGCTCGCGCTGATCGCCGACGCGGCGCACATGGCGACCGACTCACTGGGGCTGGCGCTGGCGCTGCTGGCCATCCACTTCGCCAACCGGCCGGCCGGCCCGAACCGCACCTTCGGCTACGCCCGCGCGGAGATCCTGGCGGCGCTCGCCAACTGCTGTCTGCTGCTCGGGGTGGGCGGCTACCTCCTCTTCGAGGCAGTGCAGCGGTTCATCGAGCCGACCGAGACGAGGGGCGGGCTGACGATCGTCTTCGCCCTGGTGGGCCTGGTCGCGAACGTGGTGTCGCTGTCGCTGCTGACGCGCGGGCAGCAGGAGAGCCTGAACGTGCGCGGCGCCTATCTGGAGGTGCTTGCGGACACGCTGGGTTCGGTGACGGTGCTGGTCTCGGCGGGCATCGTGATGGCGACAGGCTGGCAGGCGGCGGACCCGATCGCCTCGCTGGTGATCGGTCTGATGATCGTGCCGCGTACGGTGCGGCTGCTGCGCGAGACGCTGAACGTGCTCCTGGAGGCGGCGCCGCCCGGCGTGGACATGAGCGAGGTCCGCGACCACATCACGGCCCTGCCCGGCGTGCTGGACGTGCACGATCTGCACGCGTGGACGATCACGTCGGGGATGCCGGTGCTCTCGGCGCATGTGGTGGTGCGGCAGGACCTGCTCGACTCGATCGGGCACGAGAAGCTGCTCCACGAGCTCCAGGGCTGCCTCGGCCACCACTTCGACGTGGAGCACTGCACCTTCCAGCTGGAGCCGAGCGGGCACGCGGAGCACGAGGCCAGGCTCTGCCGCTGA
- a CDS encoding DJ-1/PfpI family protein — translation MQIAIALFDRFTALDAVGPYEILSRIPGAETVFVAERTGTVRNDNGGLGLVAQRTFDEVPAPDLLIVPGGPGQHHQMDNEHLLGWLRRADGATTWTTSVCTGSLLLGAAGLLRGRRATSHWLALDTLREHGAAPTGERVVFDGKYVTAAGVSSGIDMGLALLGRIAGDRAARSVQLLTEYDPQPPYDAGSPDKAPADLVEEWRGRSRFILQ, via the coding sequence ATGCAGATCGCCATCGCCCTCTTCGACCGCTTCACCGCGCTGGACGCCGTGGGCCCCTACGAGATCCTGTCCCGCATCCCCGGCGCCGAGACGGTCTTCGTCGCCGAGCGCACGGGCACGGTACGCAACGACAACGGCGGCCTCGGCCTGGTCGCGCAGCGCACCTTCGACGAGGTCCCCGCCCCGGACCTGCTGATCGTCCCCGGCGGCCCCGGACAGCACCACCAGATGGACAACGAGCACCTCCTCGGCTGGCTGCGCCGCGCGGACGGGGCCACCACCTGGACGACCTCCGTGTGCACCGGCTCGCTGCTCCTCGGGGCCGCCGGGCTCCTGCGGGGGCGGCGCGCCACCTCGCACTGGCTCGCCCTGGACACGCTCCGGGAGCACGGGGCCGCGCCCACCGGCGAACGCGTGGTCTTCGACGGCAAGTACGTCACCGCGGCCGGTGTCTCGTCCGGCATCGACATGGGCCTCGCCCTGCTGGGCCGCATCGCCGGCGACCGCGCCGCCCGGTCCGTACAGCTCCTCACCGAGTACGACCCCCAGCCGCCCTACGACGCGGGCTCGCCGGACAAGGCCCCCGCCGACCTGGTCGAGGAGTGGCGCGGCAGGAGCCGGTTCATCCTCCAGTAG
- a CDS encoding iron-containing alcohol dehydrogenase family protein, which produces MPVLTRLIPSPVFVDISRGAMHDLAGLLADQRISASGKLAIAISGGSGLALREKLAPALPGADWYCVPGGNIDAAVQLADDIKGKRYDAVVGLGGGKIIDVAKYAAARVGLPLVSVATNLAHDGLCSPVATLDNDNGRGSYGVPMPIAMVIDLSVIRTAPDRFVRSGIGDAISNISAIADWELSHQVNGEQIDGLAAAMARTAGEAVLRHPGNVADDEFLTVLAESLVLSGIAISISGDTRPSSGACHEISHAFDLLFPKRAASHGEQVGLGAAFAMHLRGAAEESGLFAEVLRRHGLPVTPEEIGFTADEFVQAVEYAPQTRPGRFTVLEHLSLSTDQIRDAYADYAKTISS; this is translated from the coding sequence GTGCCGGTACTGACCCGACTCATCCCGTCCCCCGTCTTCGTCGACATCAGCCGGGGCGCCATGCACGACCTGGCCGGCCTCCTCGCCGACCAGCGGATCTCGGCCTCCGGCAAGCTGGCCATCGCCATCAGCGGCGGCTCCGGCCTGGCCCTGCGCGAGAAGCTGGCCCCGGCCCTGCCCGGCGCCGACTGGTACTGCGTCCCCGGCGGCAACATCGACGCCGCCGTGCAGCTCGCCGACGACATCAAGGGCAAGCGCTACGACGCCGTGGTCGGCCTCGGCGGCGGCAAGATCATCGACGTGGCGAAGTACGCCGCGGCGCGGGTCGGCCTGCCGCTGGTCTCGGTCGCCACCAACCTCGCGCACGACGGCCTGTGCTCGCCCGTCGCCACCCTGGACAACGACAACGGCCGGGGCTCCTACGGCGTGCCCATGCCCATCGCGATGGTGATCGACCTGTCGGTGATCCGCACCGCCCCCGACCGCTTCGTACGGTCCGGCATCGGCGACGCGATCTCCAACATCTCCGCCATCGCCGACTGGGAGCTGTCGCACCAGGTCAACGGCGAGCAGATCGACGGACTCGCCGCCGCCATGGCCCGTACCGCCGGCGAAGCCGTCCTGCGCCACCCCGGCAACGTCGCCGACGACGAGTTCCTCACCGTCCTCGCCGAGTCGCTGGTGCTCTCCGGCATCGCCATCTCGATCAGCGGCGACACCCGGCCCTCGTCCGGCGCCTGCCACGAGATCAGCCACGCCTTCGACCTGCTCTTCCCCAAGCGGGCCGCCAGCCACGGCGAACAGGTCGGCCTCGGGGCCGCCTTCGCCATGCATCTGCGCGGCGCCGCGGAGGAGTCCGGACTCTTCGCCGAGGTGCTGCGCAGGCACGGCCTGCCGGTCACCCCCGAGGAGATCGGCTTCACCGCCGACGAGTTCGTCCAGGCCGTCGAGTACGCGCCCCAGACCCGTCCGGGACGCTTCACGGTCCTGGAACACCTCAGCCTCTCCACCGATCAGATCAGGGACGCGTACGCCGACTATGCCAAGACCATCAGTAGCTGA
- a CDS encoding GlxA family transcriptional regulator: protein MKQRSVLVVLFDGVQSLDVTGPMEVFAGASKFPGVRYELRTASLDGAPVRTSCGLTLVPDGSLAGAPAPDTLLVPGGAGTRAPDPALVDWLRVHGPLPERLVSVCSGALLLAAAGQLDGRRVTTHWNVCDTLARAHPAVRVDPEPIFVRDGRIATSAGVTAGIDLALALVEEDHGRDVALTIARHLVVFLRRPGGQSQFSAQLRAQTARREPLREVQHWITEHPGADLSVDALAARARLSPRHFARAFHAETGTTPGRYVDRVRLEHARRLLEDTADGVAGIARSCGYGTPEAMRRAFVKALGTGPAEYRRRFGSHTADHS from the coding sequence ATGAAGCAGCGATCCGTGCTCGTCGTCCTGTTCGACGGCGTCCAGAGCCTCGACGTCACCGGCCCCATGGAGGTGTTCGCCGGTGCCTCGAAGTTCCCCGGCGTGCGGTACGAGCTGCGCACCGCCTCCCTGGACGGCGCCCCGGTCCGCACCTCCTGCGGACTCACGCTCGTCCCGGACGGCAGCCTCGCCGGCGCCCCGGCACCCGACACGCTCCTGGTCCCCGGCGGCGCCGGCACCCGGGCCCCCGACCCGGCGCTGGTGGACTGGCTGCGCGTACACGGCCCGCTGCCCGAACGGCTGGTCTCGGTGTGCAGCGGGGCGCTGCTGCTGGCCGCGGCCGGACAGCTGGACGGCCGCCGGGTGACGACCCACTGGAACGTGTGCGACACGCTGGCCCGCGCCCACCCCGCCGTGCGGGTCGATCCCGAGCCGATCTTCGTACGGGACGGCAGGATCGCCACCTCCGCCGGAGTCACCGCGGGCATCGACCTCGCGCTGGCCCTGGTCGAGGAGGACCACGGCCGGGACGTCGCCCTGACGATCGCCCGGCACCTGGTCGTCTTCCTGCGCAGGCCGGGCGGCCAGTCCCAGTTCAGCGCCCAGCTCAGGGCCCAGACGGCACGCCGTGAACCGCTGCGCGAGGTGCAGCACTGGATCACCGAGCACCCCGGCGCCGACCTCTCCGTGGACGCCCTGGCCGCCCGCGCCCGGCTCTCGCCCCGCCACTTCGCCCGCGCCTTCCACGCGGAGACCGGGACCACGCCCGGCCGGTATGTCGACCGGGTCCGCCTCGAACACGCCCGCAGGCTCCTGGAGGACACCGCCGACGGCGTCGCCGGGATCGCCCGCAGCTGCGGCTACGGCACCCCGGAGGCGATGCGCCGGGCCTTCGTCAAGGCGCTGGGCACCGGCCCCGCCGAATACCGCCGCCGCTTCGGCTCCCACACCGCAGACCACTCCTGA
- a CDS encoding HdeD family acid-resistance protein, translating into MDGPEREGRRLSRSFGGLALLGILLVVAGLVGLVYTGVATLTSMILFGWLLLIGGLVGLVHAVQSRGTSYFWLGVVVAALNIAAGVVVIRHPHGTAEALTMFAALLFLTGGVFRLVGSVVVRGPQFGWTLLQGAFGLLLGLLVLFDWPHSSLYVLGCFFSLALLFDGLGLIAVGIGGRRIVSMVSGTDPLTKDSRKQSES; encoded by the coding sequence GTGGACGGTCCCGAACGCGAAGGCAGGAGGCTCAGCCGCAGCTTCGGCGGGCTGGCCCTGCTCGGCATTCTGCTCGTCGTCGCCGGCCTGGTCGGCCTCGTCTACACCGGGGTGGCGACGCTCACCTCGATGATCCTGTTCGGCTGGCTGCTGCTCATCGGCGGCCTGGTCGGACTGGTGCACGCCGTCCAGTCGCGCGGCACCAGCTACTTCTGGCTGGGCGTGGTCGTGGCGGCGCTCAACATCGCCGCCGGCGTCGTCGTCATCCGCCATCCGCACGGCACCGCCGAAGCGCTGACCATGTTCGCGGCGCTGCTCTTCCTGACCGGCGGGGTGTTCCGGCTCGTCGGCAGCGTCGTGGTGCGCGGGCCACAGTTCGGCTGGACCCTGCTCCAGGGCGCCTTCGGCCTGCTCCTCGGCCTGCTCGTGCTGTTCGACTGGCCGCACAGCAGCCTCTACGTCCTCGGCTGCTTCTTCTCGCTCGCCCTGCTCTTCGACGGACTCGGGCTCATCGCCGTCGGCATCGGCGGCCGGCGGATCGTCTCCATGGTCTCCGGAACCGACCCGCTCACCAAAGACAGTCGGAAGCAGTCCGAAAGTTGA